TTCTTCGACTGATAAATTTGCTCATCAGGCTTTCCTTTGCAACGCTTTCTTATACGTCTAAATCGTCCCCCAAGCTTTTTAAAAAACGTTTAAAAGTGCTCTTGCTTACTTCTTTTCCACTTGAAGCCTCCCATTCTGCCTTGGCGGTAGCTAATTTTTTGGCGATGCTGACTGACGGCTTCCAAGATAGCATGCTCATCCGATTTTTTATCAATAAGATACTTTTTCCCACGCCCCGGTTTGATGTATAAGCCTGCTATCCCATCTGATTTATACCGTTTTAACAAACTGGTCACACTCACATGACACATGCCTACTATGCTTCCTACATCTTTTGAATGCCGAACCTCAGCTTTCAACAAAATCGTCTGGCAGCGTTTTCGCAAACTATGGTTGTCTGATCTTTTAAACAGTGTCTCTAACTCTTTTCGACCTATTTCACTTAGAATAGGTGTGTTTACTCGTTCCATATCCGCAAATCCACAAAATAGTACAAACTATTTATGAAGCAATACTTATTCGCCAATAGTTTGAATAAAAATTGCCACTTTAACCATAACAAAAAGCCCTCACTATTTCGAGCAAGGGTTTTATTGGGGTAAATTCAAGTCACAGTTGCCTTAAATGAATTGTAAAGTTATTACGAGAGCTATAATGTAGGTGGAAAGAATGTCTGACGATTTATAGGTTGTAAGAAAGGTTTTTCGGCCAACTGAATGCGGAAACCTTGTCATACGTTAAGCAACTTCACTACTTCTATTTCAATTTCAAGAAAAGCAGCAATTTCCTGAACAGTTTTTCCTTTACTAAGTAGATTTAAAATAGTATTTCTTGTATCATTGTCTATTTCAGTATTATGGTTTTGTATAGTTTTATTTTCTTCATCGGAGGGAGATAAGACATCTAATAAACTTCGTATTTTATCCGCATTGCGAATAGATAAAAGTTTAATCAGATTACAAACATCTATTAGTTCTAAGAATGAGTTGTATATCAGTTTCTTTGATTCATCAGTATCTTCATACATTAAGACAAGTCTTTCAATAAAGTACGAGAAAGCATTATGACTCTCAAAAATAGAATATTCAGAAGCTATTTTTAATTGATAAACCAAATTTTTGGGAAGTAAATTATCAACAACTGATTTAGAAGCATTTAGCCTAGCTAATTTCTTTTCAATAATTTGATTAAAAAATTTAGGATTGTTTTCAAGAAGACTTTGTTCGCTCTCATCTGGATTAAGTTTTTTATTAATCTTGGATTGAAACTCTAACAAATTTAAATGATTACCAAGATATGCACCAGTATTAAATCTTGCAGTGTCATTGTCAAATGAATTAACAAGAGCTTTAGCAATTTGAGGGTCAGTTGAATGAGCAACATCAAGAATTTTCTTATAATTCTCCCTTAAAGATGGGCTATGAGGATTATTATTTATGGCTCTAATTAAGTTATCCAATAGTTGCTTTAATCCAAAACTATCAATACTTTTTTTGTGCAATGTAAAAAGTATCATTCCTATTCTCTCAACAGTATCTACAAATGATGGAAGATTATAAGCAGATTCAATTGCTTTACTAATCAAATGTTTTTTTTGTTTCATAAACTCATTCGGTAGCAGCTCAGCAATAGAATCCCACATATAAATCCTATCTGATAAATTTGGTATTTTTTCAACTTCTTGCAAAATGCTATCCCACTCTTCCCATGTTGGTTTAGATTTAATAGCAAGGGCATTTGACTTTACAAGTAATTGATAGCCATAGTGTTTAATATTGTTTGGGTCTGGTAGTTTAGTGTTGGCTATTTTTTCAAATTCATTCTTAATTTCTACCTTTTTCTGACTACTTATTTTTGTGTATTTAGACAATACAGATTTTCGTATATTAATGATCTGATGTGCTATAAAATAATCATTTTCCATTAACTTGACTAATTCTAATATTTTGCCAACTATATCATGGTCAATAGCATAATTTTCAAATTGGTCATCACAAGGATCATGAGGTAAACACTTTGTAAATAGAAATTTACAAATTCTTGAAAGTGCAATGTCTTTTAGTTTTTGATTTGGCAACTCATTTATATTGCGCATATTCTTATCATCAAAATATAAAACTACAATAACCTCTAAGATAGCACTTATGCGTTCATTCTTGTTTTTAATTTTTGAAAGTTTAGGAATTATGTAAGAGTTGATAAGTTGCTTTGGCAATTTATCATCTTTTGCCTTATGGATTATCCTTAAAATCAAAGATGACCATAAACTCATTTGTTGTCTCTCCGAAGGCAAAGAACCTATTAATTTTTCAATATTTTCGATATCCTTCTGTTCATAATTATTTTTCAAAATCAAACCAGAAAAAACTCTTATAGCAAGCTCAACAACTAAACTAAATATCTCGGTGGTATTGGGAGAATCTAATAATAAATCAGTTCTATCTTTTTCTTCCTTGACAGCACTTCTAGTTTTTTGGGCAAATTCTTTATTCTTCAGAAAAGCTGCATGATAAGCAATTTCAAAACCCAATTCTATCTTATAAACCGACTTCTCTAACTCATTCCAAGTTTGATTTAGTTTATTACAAATAATAGAAAAATCCTGTTCGTTTTGTTCGTAAATGGATATTATTTTAACGTATAAAAGACATTTGATTCTGTTATCAAACAAATTATCAACCTTTTCCAAATACTTTAAAAATTGATATATATTCACTTTTTCACTGTCTCTAAGAACTTCTAATCTATTTACAATCTCAGAAATAGCAATTTTTTGAATATCTACATCTACAATATTATCCAACAATTTATCTACTATTTTAGTATCAATTTTTTCAATACGTTGATTCAAATAGGTTGCCAAGGCTTCTAAAAAAGCATTATCTCGATCAATAGATTTATTTAATTTACGACAAATTTCTATTGCGTTATCGGGATATAATCTAACTAAATTTGTAATGATGCTTTGAACTATCTCGAAATGTGAAGCTGTTTGTTCTAGAATTTTATCTATATTATCATCAATCCCTCTTTTTGCGGCTTCTAAATATACATCAAGATTTTCCTCTTGATGTATTTGTTTAATTCTTGTAGCCTCATTTGCATAAATAGCGAAACAAGTGCATCTTATAGCTAAATCTGCAACTTTTCCAATTTCAGTATAGATGTCTAGTAATTTTTCTTCACCCTTCTCAAACTCAAATTTGCACAATGTACGTGCAATGAATAATTTAATTGCTAATAAATCATTAGTTCCTGAATTCGCCTCTATTGAAGCGGTATATTGCTCAATTTTTTCTACCAACTCATAGGCTTTATCCTTTTCTTTAAGATAAGGCAAAGGCATTGCAAAAATTTTATAATCGCTTGATTTTGGTACGTATCTATCACTCTTATCTACAACTAGTTTCAATCCCAATTCAATAATTTTATCTACGTTTTCATCTTTTTGATTATTTCCTATCCAGTTTCTAATCAAAAACATTTTTTGACTTGTGCTTTCTAATTGATTGATTTTCTCAATTATTTGATCTGAAGTTTGATTTTCAGATAGGTATAAAATTGCGTCTGCAAATTCCTTAATTTTTGGGTTGCGTATTTTTGAATAAACCTTTGTGTCTATATCTTCTTTTGACACGTCTTCTAAATTTTCTAAATTTGAATGAATGGAAAGAGATATTTGTGCTAACGCCCAATCAAAAGCATTATCATTGTCTAATATGCTTCCAGATAAGTCCTCAATTAATCGGAAAGCTAATTTGGGATTAGAATACATCAATAAAGATGCAATTTCCACTGCTGATTCTTTTATATTTTTAAAATTTTTAGACAAATCTATGTCATCGTAAAGCTCTTGAATGTTTCGTTGTATATCGTTGGGGATCTTTTCTTTTCGTTCTGTATATGCTCTTGCTATAAAAGCGAACATTTTTAGTTTATCTTCTTTTAAAAAAGCTATATTAGCCAAATTTTGAGCTTCCATATAGTCTTTCAATACAAGACTTGCTGCTATTTCATATTGCCATACAGTTGTTCGACTAAGTTCTTTAAGAGCAGATTTTAGAACAGAATATTTAAGTATTGTGGGAATATACTTGTTTTCTTTTTCGTCTTGAATCGCTTCAAGAGCCACATTAGACACACGACTTATATCACTAATTTTTTCGCTTGCTTTTAATATTTGTTTCCATCTTTCATCGGTCAATAGCTTCATTAAATCATCTTTCTTTCCCGTTTTTTTATACATTTCAGGTAATCGAACCAAGGAA
This is a stretch of genomic DNA from Sphingobacteriales bacterium. It encodes these proteins:
- a CDS encoding helix-turn-helix domain-containing protein; translated protein: MERVNTPILSEIGRKELETLFKRSDNHSLRKRCQTILLKAEVRHSKDVGSIVGMCHVSVTSLLKRYKSDGIAGLYIKPGRGKKYLIDKKSDEHAILEAVSQHRQKISYRQGRMGGFKWKRSKQEHF